The sequence AACAGGAGAAGACGGACAAACAGCACTTGTCGACGTGGAACTAAACGCACAACCTGCCAGTCAAGTGGCATTAGCAATCTCCAGCCTGGACACCAGCGAGGCAAATGCCAGCCCCGAGACATTGCTCTTTACTGAAAACAACTGGAATATAAAACAACAAATTCTTATCAGCGGAGTTATTGATACCACGAATGATGGAGATCAGCCCTACCAGATTCACGCCAGTGTAAGCAATACGACGGACTCTGCTTTTACGACACTATCGAGCAACATATTGTGCAAGAATCTGGCGCTGCAATCGGAAGGCAATATCAATCAGTTTGTTGACGTGGGCCTTGAAGAAAGCAAACGAGGAAAAACCGGTCCGTCAGCACTTTCTTATTACCGGCTAAACGATTTAGCGCAGGGAAATCAATACCTGTTTCATATCGACAATGCGAGCGCTATGGTTGATGCCGCGATTTATTCCAGCAGTCTACCACTCGAAAAAACTGGCCACGGTAGTGGTAGCGACATCCTGCTCATTGGTGTTGCCGTTAGTGATGCGCTTTACTTTACCGTCGGCAGCAAAGACACTGGAAGCGGAGGCGCTGTCTACGATATTTATGCCAGCGACCTGGGCCCCTTACACGCATCGGAAGGAAGCGCCGACGAAGAAGTCCTAGTCCCGAGCAATAGTGATCAATACGCTGGCCAGGTCGGCATAGGTAGCAGTTATTACCGCAGTCCGGTAGACGAGACCAGTAAATCTTTTGCTGTAGAACTCACGCAATTGAGTTTGAACAGTCAACTCCACGTCTATTTTCGTCAGGCAGGCGAATACCTGCGCGCTACTGCCTGCTTGCCTGCCACGGGTGAACATACGTTTCTGTTCTGCCAGGTCGCGCCTGATGACGATGGACAGATTCATATCATGATTAGCGGCGAAGCCTCGCCTGCGGGCAGTGATTACTTGATCACGGTTAAAGCCAATCCATAAATAAGCACCTGCCAACAGACACAACCCGAATAGCCTCCTCACATTCTGGAGGACTCAAGATCTTGCGCGGATATGCCGACAACATAATGCGTTATTACGTTTTCATTTACGCCTATTTCAACTCACTGTCGATATACGAGCAGCAATGCCTAAGACCAGACTACCCAGCGCTACGAGCCACAAACTTGAATCCGTTGACTCGGCTGCTGTACCGCAACAAGTGCTGTCTCCCAGACAAATTCTGCATTACCTGATCGCTATCCTGTTGATGAGCATCTATGGGGTACAGGTCTGCCCTTTTGTCGAGGAACTTACCCTAGCGGAAATAATGTCACCACTGGTGCTGATTGGTATCGTTCAGTACGTTTTTCGCTATTTTGTTGCGGCAAACTATATTCCTGAGCAGGCATACGAAAAACAGGCGACGACAGTGTTTGCCACAGAATGGGGGCTTTTTCTACTCTCGGGCGTATTTCTGGCGGCGCACAATACGGTGACCTATGACTTTCCTCTCCATAGCGGAATGAAATTGATTGTCGGCTATCTGGCTATCGGATTTTTCGTTGCCACGGATCTCGCCTTAGAAAGGGATTTTCGCGTAATCACCCACTTACAAAAAACAACGGCAGCGCTTGCTCTTCAATCCAGCGCAACATTGACAAGAAAATTTAGCCTGTTTATATCTTGCACCTTGATACTATTGACGACGGTTCTGTTTCTCATTATCAACAAAGATCTGACGTGGCTCGAAGAAGCGTCTGCCAAGATACCTTTTGATATCGCACAACAGGCTATTATGGGAGAGCTGGCGTTCGTCGGGGCAATAATCCTGTTTTTTCTACTCCTGTTGAGCCACGGCTTTACGCGCAATCTTTCGCTACGGCTCGATGCTTCCGCCCAAACCCTATAAATTCACCTGGGTATACACAATATTTCTAAAGTTTATTTTGGCGGCAGCCGAAGAATTTCCTACGCCGATACTTTCCATAAAACTCAAGCAAAGTGGAGCACGACTAAATGATTTTACGCCACTACACTAAAACCAGTCTGTTACTGCGTATTCTTAACCTACCCCTTTACCTTATGAAACGAGCCAGTCACTCAAATTGGCTAATTCCCCTCACGATTGCCGTCATTGTTACCAGCACGCTCATCACCACCCAGCAATTTGTCAATTCGTGGATTACCGTCGTAACCACGATATCGCTCTTATAGTCTATCTCAAACCAGAAAGCCCGCTAATTTCTCATTAACTGTTCTAGTCTTGGGTAATTGGTAATTCTCCAAGCCATGCGACTCAAAAACCGTTAAAATACCGCGCAGTCTTTTAGAACCGGATTCCTTACTATGCGGCAGAAATCACTGGTGCTTACTTTATGTCTTTTCCTTGTGCCATTTAACAACGTTTTATCCGGTGACGAGATAGCGTATTCAGAACAGGCGTGGCCCGAGAAAAGAATTGAATCCGAGAGCTTGTCATTAGGCACATTGCAATTCCACGTGCCCGAAAGATTTAGCGCCAGCTTTGTGGGTGAACAAATGCTGGTTTTCAAAAATGCGGAAAACGACAAAATAATTTTCACTCAACATCAACGCCATGAACTTGCGCCATCGATTAAAGACGCTATGCAATTACAAAATTGGGCGCAAGTCGTTTTTGAGCCGAGCGAACCGGACGATTCAATAGATTACCGTTTAATAGCGGAATTCCGCCGCGTTCTTCTCGATCAAACCGAAGAAATACGCAAATTTCAACATCGAGAACTGACCGCTTATCTTTTTTCCGGAAAACAACAAGCGCCTTATCCCATTGTTGTGATGCTGTTAGATGCCACACAGGAGCAGGTTTTCTATTTACTGGAAGTTAGCATAGCCTCAGACGACATTACCGAGCAGGCCTTGTCAGGCATACAAGTGGCAAAAGAAAACAAACACGAGATCATCATACCTCCCTCGCCTGCACAGACCGAATCTGCTGAACCCGGATTAATTGAAGCCGCAACACCGGTGGAAAGTCTGCCCAATATTTCAACCACCGAACCAACCGCGCTAGACGAACAAACAGTTCAGACCGAGTAAAATATTTCTGCCAAATTCTCATAGATTAATTCCCAGCGCATGACTGGAAACAGATTAAAAAACGAGTCTTGTTGACCGATACAACACGAGCACCATCACAAACTGAATAAGTATCTCAGTACGGAGCCTCTCATGAAAAAACCCGCTATTCGTCAGTCATTCATTAGCCAGCTATTTTTCCTCGCTACTCCCAGGCAAACGCTGTCGAATTTCATCCCATATTACAAATGAACCTGTTTGGCACCAACGGGGAAGAATTTCTAACCACTACCAAAGTGAGTCAGGACGCCTACGGCAACACCTCTATATAGGACACCACGATATACGCTGGAGGAATGGTTTTTCTAGCTGTAGTTCTATCTGTTGATCGTAACCTGCCTTCTGGCAATGGCAATTTCCAGACAGACGTTTAATCTAATTTCCAGGACCAGTGCGACAGGAGGTTCAGACGTTGTAAAATTCACTCAAACATCTCTTCAACCCCTTGCGAATCTATCGTTTTCCTGTCGGTAATCCACAGGCGCCGATTCGTCCGGAAGTTCGAATCGTATGAACTTGAAGCTGGCCAGATCATACTTCCCTCTGGCGGCACCACAATCGATGGCTTGTGTCTCGCTTTCACCGCCGGTGTGGGATTTAGGATCCAGGCTATATACAATTGTTTTCAAATTTCAGGTATTGAAATAGTTTTTTATAAACTGTCGTTTCATTTAAGTAAATGTAACATTTCATATTGGACACTCCAATTATTAGAAAATATTCCTATATCTGGACGATATATGACTGCATCAATCAGGATTAAAACTGGACAGAATACATGCAGCAAAATACCGTTCGTATTGGAATTGGTTACGGCACACCTACTGCTCAAACTACGCCTGTCCTGGTCGCATCAAATGATGAAATAAATGCGAAAGAAAGCACGGCAACTATATATTTGCTCGATGACGATCCCGTATTTCTGGGAGCAACACATGCGCAATTACAACAATACGGCTATGACGTAAAGTGTTTTGGCAGCACCCAGGAATTTTCTGCCGCAATAGAGAAGAAGCTGCCCGACCTGATCATTAGTGATATTGAACTTCAGGAGGAAACCAGCACAGAATTCTTTATCAGAGAAAATTACGTAGACAAATTTCTGGGAACCCCTATCATTTATCTTTCGGGCTATAATGATTTTCATCACCGACTGGAGGCTGCCCGCACAGGAGCCTCTGCTTTTTTTCACAAGCCGGTAGATATAAATGCCCTAACAGAACGTATCGATATTGTTACCCATCGACAGAAAGAGGAGGCCATCCGCGTTTTGCTAGTTGATGACAGCCGATCTCAAAGTGCGCTGATATCTTATGTTCTGGGAAAACACAATATGCAAGTTGATTGCATAAATCGACCCGAGACTACTCTTGACTACCTGGATGAACACAGACCTGACATTATCATTCTCGACATCAACATGCCGGTCTGTAGTGGTATAGAGTTAGCCACGGTTATACGTCAACTTGATACCTATGTTAGCATTCCGATTGTCTATCTCTCGACAGAATCCGCTATCGACAAACAGTTAGAGGCAAAAAAAGTCGGTGGTGACGACTTTCTCACCAAGCCGATTAATCACGACACACTGGTGTCTACGGTAACATCCCGCGTTAGGCGCTCACGCTCCTTGCAGAGCCTGATGATGCGTGACAGCCTAACCGGACTGTACAATCACACCACCACAAAGGAAAAACTTAGCAACGAAATCAATCGTAGCCAGCGCGCCAAAAACCAGTTGGTCTTCGGGATGATTGATATCGACAAATTCAAATCCGTAAATGACACGTATGGACATCCCACCGGCGACAAGGTGATAAAAAGTCTTGCCCGGTTATTACGGCAACGACTTAGAACAACCGATATCGTGGGTCGCTATGGTGGCGAGGAGTTTGCTTTTGCCCTTCTAGACACCGACATGAATAATGCCATACGCATTATGAACGAAATACGGGAATCATTTTCACAAATTGTACACACAAGTGAAGGCAGGCACTTTAACTCTACCTTCAGTTGTGGATTAGCCAGCTTTCCGGATTTTGATAGTGTAGTTTCCTTAAACGACGCGGCAGATAAGGCCTTATATATGGCAAAAAACAACGGGCGCAACCAGGTTGTGGCGCACAAATAGTAAATCTATTCTCTGGAATTTATTTGCCAGCCTCGGTTAGCAACAAGCCCGATAACAGTCGATCTACCGGGGCGAAGTCGTCGGTCAGCACCGGAACCTCCTTCATCGAAGTTCCCGTTGTATACAAGGGCTCGGATATATCCAGCCAGGCGCGAGAGAATCCTCTCTGTGCCTGCACGACTTCAGGAATCGGCATGGCGTTTGATGCAGAGACAACATATGTCACACGAGCCGATGTTTCCGGTATGCTTTCCAACCACACCTGCACATATTTGAAACTCGCCGAAAGCGTCTTGATCATGGATTTCAAAAACCGTGGATCAGGAAATATGTCGACAATATTCGTCACGTAGAGACCATCAGGCGCAAGCCTTTCCTTGACGAGTTGATGGTACTCGTTTGTTACAAGATGATAGGGTATAGCAATATCGTGATAAACATCGCTCACGACAACGTCAAACAATTCTGTTGTTTCCTGTAATACCAGACGCGCATCTTTATGGATGACATTCATACCATTGGTATCAAGATATAGATTCTCCTGTGCCAATTGCGTCACGTAGGGATCAAGCTCTGCGACCGTCACTTTGGCGTCGGGAGCAAAATAGGCCACCCCTCGCGGCTGCGTATATGCGCCACCGCCTGCAAAAAAATAATTCAGGGTTTGCGCCCTGTCTCCGCCGAAGAAGCCAAGAACAAGTTCATCCATTAGATGAACATAGGGCGAGATAAACATACCGGGTTCCTGTTTGTGAT is a genomic window of Gammaproteobacteria bacterium containing:
- a CDS encoding diguanylate cyclase translates to MQQNTVRIGIGYGTPTAQTTPVLVASNDEINAKESTATIYLLDDDPVFLGATHAQLQQYGYDVKCFGSTQEFSAAIEKKLPDLIISDIELQEETSTEFFIRENYVDKFLGTPIIYLSGYNDFHHRLEAARTGASAFFHKPVDINALTERIDIVTHRQKEEAIRVLLVDDSRSQSALISYVLGKHNMQVDCINRPETTLDYLDEHRPDIIILDINMPVCSGIELATVIRQLDTYVSIPIVYLSTESAIDKQLEAKKVGGDDFLTKPINHDTLVSTVTSRVRRSRSLQSLMMRDSLTGLYNHTTTKEKLSNEINRSQRAKNQLVFGMIDIDKFKSVNDTYGHPTGDKVIKSLARLLRQRLRTTDIVGRYGGEEFAFALLDTDMNNAIRIMNEIRESFSQIVHTSEGRHFNSTFSCGLASFPDFDSVVSLNDAADKALYMAKNNGRNQVVAHK